The Ensifer canadensis genomic sequence CCGTGAAGCGGTCAGCATCGGATCCTTCGATCACCACCGCGATGCCGGGATTGGTGCAGAACTGGCCGGCACCCATGGTCAGCGAACCGGCCCAGCCCTGTCCAAGCGCCTCGGCACGTGCCTTCAAGGCTTCCGGCAGCAGGAACATCGGGTTGACCGAGCCGAGCTCGCCGAAGAACGGGATCGGTTCGGGGCGGGCGGCGCACAGATCGAAGAGCGCGCGTCCGCCGGCGAGCGAGCCGGTGAAGCCGACGGCCTTGATCAGCGGATGCTTGACGAGCGCGTGGCCGACGTCGCGGCTGCCGCCTTGGATCAGCGAAAAGACTCCCGGGTGAACGCCGCACTTGCGGATGGCGGCTTCGACGGCCTCAGCGACGATCTCGCCGGTGCCGGGATGGGCCGAATGACCCTTGACCACCACCGGGCAACCGGCAGCCAGCGCCGCTGCGGTATCGCCGCCTGCGGTGGAAAAGGCGAGCGGGAAGTTGGAGGCGCCAAAAACGGCGACCGGGCCGATCGGCCGCTGGATCAGCCGGATTTCCGGACGGGGCGCCGGCTGGCGCTCGGGGAGGGGCGCATCGACACGTCGGTCGAGGTAGTCGCCCGCCTCGATATGGTCGGCAAACAGTCTCAGCTGACCGGTGGTGCGGCCGCGTTCGCCCTGCAGCCGCGCTTCCGGCAGGCCGGTTTCCTGGCTGCCAATCGCGGTAATGGCTTCGGCCCGTGCCTCGATCTCGTCGGCGATGGCGCGCAGGAACGCTGCGCGTTCGGCCCGCGACGAATAGCCGTAGGTCCAGAACGCTTCTTCGGCCGCCTCGCAGGCGCGGTTCACCAGTTCGACCGTGCCGACGGCGAAGTCATGCGCCGGGCCGTGTGCCGGTGTCGAGGCGAAGGTGCCTGCACCGTCGAGCCACTCGCCGGCGACGAGATGTTTTCCTTTGGGGGTGAAGACCATCTGCGGATCCTTTCTTGAGAACACCGGTGTCTTTCGGCATGAATAGCTGACAGCCGAATTGCACTTGTCGGATCTTTGTATACTCTATGTATGCATAACTTCAACCGCCCGCAACAGGGTCATACGCAGCCAGAAAGGTACAAGATGAGTGAGACCACCACCCTGACAATCGCCGCAGTTCAGGAGCGGGTCGAGGCGATCTTCCGCAGGGCCGGGCTCAATGCCGTCCAGGCCGGCGCCCTTGCGCGGGTGATCGTGGCAGGCGAACGCGACGCCTGCAAGTCGCATGGCATCTACCGTATCGAAGGCGCGCTGCGCACCGTCAAGGCCGGTAAGGTAAAGCCGGACGCCACTCCCGAGCTTCTGCCGCAAGAAGGCTCGGCGATCGTCAAGGTCAATGCCATGGGTGGTTTTGCCAATCCGGCCTTCGAGCTTGGCCTGCCTGTTCTCGCCGAGCGTGCCCGAACCCTGGGGCTTGCGGCCCTCGTCATCAATGACTGCACCCATTTCTCGGCGCTCTGGCCCGAGGCGGAAGGACTGACGGATATGGGCCTTGCCGGGCTCGTCATGTGCCCGAGCTATGCGACGGTCGCGCCGACCGGCGGCAACAAGCCGTTGCTCGGCACCAACCCGTTTGCCTTCGCCTGGCCGCGCGAAGGCCGTCCGCCCTATGTCTTCGACTTTGCGACCTCCGTTGCCGCACGCGGCGAGATCGAGCTGCACCGCCGTGCCGGCAAGCCGCTGCCGGAGGGCTGGGCGATCGACGCGTCGGGCAATCCGACGACCGATCCGGATGCCGCACTTGCTGGCGCCATGCTGCCGTTCGGTGGCCATAAGGGTTCGGCCATCGGCACGATGATCGAACTCCTGGCCGGCATCATGATCGGCGACCTGACTAGCCCGGAAGTGCTCGACTATCTCGGCACCACCACATTGGCGCCGTTCCATGGCGAACTGATCATCGCCTTCTCGCCGGAGGCATTTGCCGCCGGGCGTCCCGGCAATCCGTTCGACCGCGCCGAGGTCCTGTTTGACGCCATTCTCGGCCAGGGCGCGCGCCTGCCGTCTCAGCGCCGCTTCGCCGCCCGCGCAAAGTCTGAGGTCGATGGCATCACCCTGACGGCCGCCGAGATGGAGCAACTCGAGCGCCTGCACACACTTGGGCTCGATGCCGTGGCGTAAAATCCAGCCGGGGGCACTCAGCCCGCTTCTGGCACTCAGTAAAACGAAAGGTCATCCCGGAGAGCCTAGCCTTTCCCAAAATGTGGAACCAGGTTGCCCTGGTTCCACATTTTCAGAATCTGCCGGTAACGGGTTCATTGAACGGGCATCCGGTAACAAAGGCCGCGAGATCACCGAGAAGATGCGCCCCCAACGCAATGCGTCACGGCAGCAGGGATCGTGCCGTCGGCGTCAGCCGCAACACCTCGTTCTGCCGCCACGTTCGCCGCTCCATCTCCGAAACGACCTCCGTGATCCAGGTCTCGGAGTGCGCAAGTTCGGCAAGATGCGTCTCGTAGGCAGCCAGACTGGGGAAAGCGGAGAACCAGACGAAGACGGTCTCCCCTTCGCGCACAGGCAGCCTGGGGAAAGTGTTCGGGCTCTGCTCGGTGACCAATGCTGCCAACACCGTAGCCGAGGTTTGCTCCAGATATGGCCTGACAACGGCTTCAAAGAACACGGCAAACGCGTCGTCCGTGCGTGGTGCGAGATAACAGATCGTCGCAACCACAAGACCGCGCCGTACATCCGCCGCGCCAGAGGCGGCGCGCGTGACGCCCGACCGCGCAAAGCCGGTATCGGGCGATGCGGGCCGCAGGAGCAGAACGTTGTCCGAATTGATCATCGTTCCGTTCGCCTGCTCGCGGTGAGCTGCCCACACCGGGCCCGTATAGAACGAGTTCAATGCCGCTGCGCGGGACGGCATGTCGCGAAAGCCTCGCAGCCATACAAAGCTGTCGGGATCATCAAGGTCGCGGAATTGTCCCATCACGCTCATTCCCTGCGCTTCCTGGGGTTCGATGAACTCGCGATCGAACAGGTCGATCAGCGTCTCCCTGGTGTTCGGCCGAAGCCGATACCGCCGCAGTTCAACGATCGCGTTGGTCGGATCGTCCGTAGCCGTCAGTGGTTCGCTCATTGTGAATACAGTCATGGCCACCTTTCCTCGGAACAGGACAATCGTCCTGTTTTGTAATACAGGACAGTTGTCCTGTTTTGTCAACCTGTTATAACCAGGAGGAAAGGAAGGACCCATGTCGGAACGACCTACCTCGTCGCATAGACGCATGAACGATCCCGAAGGACTAAGGCAGCGGCTTGTGGATGCTGCCTACGCTGCATTCTCGACCCGCGGCTACCATTCCAGTGCCCTCCACGACTTGAAGCGCGAGGCGGGCGTCACGAGTGGAGCGCTCGCCCATCATTTCCCCACCAAGAAGGCCCTTGGCCTCGCCGTTATTCAGGATCGGGTGGCGGAAGCCGTCGAGTTGACCTGGATCACGCCAGTCAATCTTGCGACGACGACGGCCGACGGTATCCAAGCGGTGTTCGCAGCCATCATTTCCGAACTGGAGCGGAAAGGGGCAGTGTCGGGCTGTCCGTTGAACAATCTCGCTCTTGAACTGTCGCGCGAGGACGAAGATTTCCAGGCCGCGATCGAGGCGATCTTCATGCGTTGGAGGTCAGCCATCGCCGACAAGCTAAGGGGCGACCTCCGGGCGGCCCCCGTTCACGATTTCGATTCTGAGGCCATGGCAACCCTGGTCGTAGCAACCTATTCCGGTGCGATGGCGATGGCGAAAGCATCCCAGTCCGTGGCTCCCCTGAAGATCTGCGCCGCGCAGCTAACGTCGATCATTCGAAATCAGACGTTGCTGGGGCGCGAACCTTAAGGACGAACAGACGATGGTTCTCGCTTCCTTCAGATTTTTAAACAAAAAGAACCCCCTAAGTCCTTGCGGTGTAGGGGGTTCAGCAGAAACGTCACCTAAAATTCCACACGTCAGCTAAGGACCCTCCCGACGGGAGGGCCTTCTTGCTAACGCGCGGTCAACCGATGATCAGCCCTTGTATGTCTGCACTGCGCCCGGGAGCTTGCTCCACGCGGCATACCAGCTGTTGAACAGCTTGAACTGCGCTTCGACATAGCCGCGCTGGCTTTCCGACAGGGCGTCGGTCTCGTTGAAGTGCAGCGTGTATTCCTTGTCACCCTTCAGCACCATCATGTGCTTGAAGTAGAGAACCAGATCCGGGCCTTCGTCGAAGGAGGAAAGCACGGCGAGCGCCTGTTCCAGTTCCAGCGCGCGCAGGCGTGCATCGACGTCGCCTTCGGCGGCTGCCCGCGACAGGTTGCACATGTGGATGACTTCCTTCGGCAGCACGCAGCCGATGCCAGTGATGGCGCCGGTTGCGCCGCAGTTGACGAAGCCGTGGAACACAGCCGTGTCGACGCCGATCATCAGCGAGACGCCATCGTCACGGCTGGTGATGTTCTCGGCCGCATAGCGCATGTCGGCGGCGCCGCCGAATTCCTTGAAGCCGACGAGGTTCGGATGTTCGGCGCGCAGCGCGAAGAACAGGTCGGCGCGGGTGGCAAAGCCGTAGTAGGGGCTGTTGTAAATCACCGCCGGCAGGTCCGGGGCAGCCGAGAGGATGGCCTTGAAGTGGTTCTTCTGGGCGGCAACGACCGAGCCGCGCGAAAGCACGCGGGGGATAACCATCAGGCCCTGGGCGCCGACCTTCTGGGCGTGGGCCGCATGGGCGACGGCAGAAGCGGTATTGACGGCGCCGGTGCCGACGATAACCGGAATGCCGGCCTTGACCAGGCGCTCCACGCCTTCCATGCGCTGCGCGTCGGTCAAAAGCGGCCAGTCACCCATCGAACCGCAGTAGACGACTGCGGACATGCCCTGGGCGATCAGTTCCTTGCCTTTGCGCACCAGCGCATCGAAGTTGGGGCTGCGGTCGTCGTTGCACGGGGTCATCAGCGCAGGAATGACGCCGGAGAAAATCTTGGCCTTCATCTCAAACTCCTCAATTGGTCTGTCGAATGGGCTGAGGCCAACGTCATCACCGACGCCGATCTCAGCCTTCGACGGTGACAATATCCTGTTGTATTTTATTTGTCGACAAGAAATCGACAGAAGATTACAGCGCGATATCCAACCGCTCGTCGCGGGTGAAAAGCCGCTTGATCTGAGTGACGATCTGCT encodes the following:
- a CDS encoding aldehyde dehydrogenase (NADP(+)), with amino-acid sequence MVFTPKGKHLVAGEWLDGAGTFASTPAHGPAHDFAVGTVELVNRACEAAEEAFWTYGYSSRAERAAFLRAIADEIEARAEAITAIGSQETGLPEARLQGERGRTTGQLRLFADHIEAGDYLDRRVDAPLPERQPAPRPEIRLIQRPIGPVAVFGASNFPLAFSTAGGDTAAALAAGCPVVVKGHSAHPGTGEIVAEAVEAAIRKCGVHPGVFSLIQGGSRDVGHALVKHPLIKAVGFTGSLAGGRALFDLCAARPEPIPFFGELGSVNPMFLLPEALKARAEALGQGWAGSLTMGAGQFCTNPGIAVVIEGSDADRFTAAAVDALAKVAPQTMLTDGIAKAYRDGQERFTTRNSVKPLLETSSSDRAALPNLFETTGSQFLADHALGEEVFGPLGLVVRVNSEAEMEQLARGLQGQLTVTVHMDAGDIEPARRLRPILERKAGRLLVNGFPTGVEVVDSMVHGGPYPASTNFGATSVGTMSIRRFLRPVSYQNLPEALLPEDFLN
- a CDS encoding Ldh family oxidoreductase, producing the protein MSETTTLTIAAVQERVEAIFRRAGLNAVQAGALARVIVAGERDACKSHGIYRIEGALRTVKAGKVKPDATPELLPQEGSAIVKVNAMGGFANPAFELGLPVLAERARTLGLAALVINDCTHFSALWPEAEGLTDMGLAGLVMCPSYATVAPTGGNKPLLGTNPFAFAWPREGRPPYVFDFATSVAARGEIELHRRAGKPLPEGWAIDASGNPTTDPDAALAGAMLPFGGHKGSAIGTMIELLAGIMIGDLTSPEVLDYLGTTTLAPFHGELIIAFSPEAFAAGRPGNPFDRAEVLFDAILGQGARLPSQRRFAARAKSEVDGITLTAAEMEQLERLHTLGLDAVA
- a CDS encoding NIPSNAP family protein, translating into MTVFTMSEPLTATDDPTNAIVELRRYRLRPNTRETLIDLFDREFIEPQEAQGMSVMGQFRDLDDPDSFVWLRGFRDMPSRAAALNSFYTGPVWAAHREQANGTMINSDNVLLLRPASPDTGFARSGVTRAASGAADVRRGLVVATICYLAPRTDDAFAVFFEAVVRPYLEQTSATVLAALVTEQSPNTFPRLPVREGETVFVWFSAFPSLAAYETHLAELAHSETWITEVVSEMERRTWRQNEVLRLTPTARSLLP
- a CDS encoding TetR/AcrR family transcriptional regulator, translated to MSERPTSSHRRMNDPEGLRQRLVDAAYAAFSTRGYHSSALHDLKREAGVTSGALAHHFPTKKALGLAVIQDRVAEAVELTWITPVNLATTTADGIQAVFAAIISELERKGAVSGCPLNNLALELSREDEDFQAAIEAIFMRWRSAIADKLRGDLRAAPVHDFDSEAMATLVVATYSGAMAMAKASQSVAPLKICAAQLTSIIRNQTLLGREP
- a CDS encoding dihydrodipicolinate synthase family protein translates to MKAKIFSGVIPALMTPCNDDRSPNFDALVRKGKELIAQGMSAVVYCGSMGDWPLLTDAQRMEGVERLVKAGIPVIVGTGAVNTASAVAHAAHAQKVGAQGLMVIPRVLSRGSVVAAQKNHFKAILSAAPDLPAVIYNSPYYGFATRADLFFALRAEHPNLVGFKEFGGAADMRYAAENITSRDDGVSLMIGVDTAVFHGFVNCGATGAITGIGCVLPKEVIHMCNLSRAAAEGDVDARLRALELEQALAVLSSFDEGPDLVLYFKHMMVLKGDKEYTLHFNETDALSESQRGYVEAQFKLFNSWYAAWSKLPGAVQTYKG